CATGGCCCTTACAGCATAGGGATTCAGTTCCCCCGGTTCCAAACCGGCGCTCTCGGCCTGAAATCTGTTACCGGCCAGGTGGTTTAATAAGGCCTCGGCCATCTGGCTGCGGGCCGCATTATGGCGGCAGATGAACAGGACTTTTATCTTTTCCATTTTATTTTTCCTGATGGTGTTTTATGACTTTGGCCTCGGAAATATAAATAACCTCTTCACTGATGTTAGTTGATAGGTCGGCTATCCGCTCCAAATTGCGGCTGATCAATATCAGACCCATGGCCCGGCTGATCGCTTCCGGCTTTTCGTACATATAGGTCATCAATTCCCTTAATGTTTGATCCTTCAGCTGGTCCACCTGGCTGTCAGTAGCGCATACCTGACGGGCCTTTTCTGCATCCTCATGGACAAAGCTATCCAAACTGTCCTTTAGCATCGAGGTAGCCAAATGGGCCATCCTGGGGATATCTATCAGCGGCTTCAAGGGAGGCTCCTGCCCCAGCTTCAGCGTGCATTGGGCGATATTCACCCCATGGTCGCCGATGCGCTCGATATCGCTGTTAATTTTGATGATACCGACAAGAAGCCGCAGATCCTTGGCGGCCGGCTGGTGACGAGCGATCAACGAAATGGCCTCGTTCTCTATCTCTATCTCCAATTTGTCGATCTCCTGGTCCGAGGCCATGATCTGTTCTGCTTTGACCAGATCCCTTTGCAAAAGCGATTCCACCGCCTGGCTGATGATATGCTCGGCCTTGGAAGCCATCAAAAGCAGTTTTTCCTTTATCTGTTCCAGCTCACGGTCGATGTGCCTGGATTGTTCCATAATGCCCCTCCTTTTTCTTTTATTTATTGAATATCATCCGAATCTTCCGGTGATATATTCTTCGGTCAGCTTACTACCGGGATTGGTCATTATCTTCTCTGTAGGGCCGAATTCCACCAGTTTGCCCAGCATCAAAAAGGCGGTGAAATCGGACACCCTGGCGGCCTGTTGCATGTTATGGGTGACGATGACGATGGTATATTTTTCTTTGAGGCGGAATATAAGTTCTTCGATCTTGGCGGTCGCAATAGGGTCCAGGGCCGAGGCCGGCTCATCCATCAGGATGACCTCCGGCTCAACCGCCAAGGCGCGGGCTATGCATATCCGTTGTTGCTGTCCGCCGGAAAGCTCCATGGCCGAACGGTGCAACCGGTCCTTTACCTCGTCCCAGATGGCAGCCTCCTTTAATGATCGCTCTACCACTTCTTCCAATTTTTGCTTGGCCGGTACGTTATCGCCCATTCTCACCCCGAAGGCCACATTCTCGAAAATGGATTTAGGGAACGGGTTGGGGCGCTGAAACACCATGCCCACCTTCCGTCTCAGCTCCACCACGTCTATATCCTGTTGATAAATGTCCTCCCCATCCAGCAGGACCTGCCCCTCTACCGTCACGCCGTCAATCATTTCGTTCATTCGGTTTATTGACCGCAATAGGGTCGACTTTCCGCAGCCCGAGGGCCCGATGATGGCGGTAACCTTTTTCTCGGGGATCATCATCGAGATGTCCTCCAGGGCCTTGGTGCGGTGATAGTAAAGATTGAAATCCTTTATGTCCAAACGGTTGATTCCGGTCTGCATATTATCTTCCCTTTCTAAGCTGGCTTCTGGTGCGGGATCTTATGATTATGGCAATGATATTGAGCGAAAAGGTAAGGGCCAATAGTACCAGAGTGGCTCCCATGGCTATCGGCATCGTGGCGTCAATATCCGGCGATTGGGTGGTCATCACAAAGATGTGGTAACCCAGGGTCATGAATTGGTCGGTGGGCAGCTTGGGCAGGTACGGCAGGTAATATGCCGCTCCGGTGAACATAATTGGAGCCACCTCTCCGGCTCCCCGGCTGATGACCAGCACTACTCCGGTCAGGATACCTGGAATGGCCTGGGGAAGCACCACATGCCTTATCGATTGCCACTTGGTGGCACCCAGGGCCAAGGCTCCGGCCCGTTCCGCCTGGGGAATGGCCCGTAAAGCCTCTTCGGTGGCCACTATTATCATCGGCAGGTTCATCAGGGCCAGGGTCAGCGAGGCCCAAAGTATACAGGGCTGTCCGAACAGGCCGGTCTGTCCCAGCGAGCGATCAAGCCCCCCTCCGATGAACTGGATGAAGAAACCCAGCCCGAACAGACCGAAGACGATGGAGGGCACGCCGGCCAGGTTGTTGACCGCCCCCCGGATCAACTTGGTCAGAATGAAACCGGGCCGGGCATACTCATGCAAATAGACTGCAGTGGCCACGCCGATCGGCACCACCGCGATCAGCATCAGGAGCAGGGAGAACACCATTCCGAATATGGCCGGAAATATCCCGCCCTTGGTCATGCCTTCGGTGGGCGCTTGGGTTAAAAATTCCCAACTAATGCTTTTATACCCGCCGATAATAACCGTGCCCAGTATGATCACCAGAATGGCCAGGATCAGCAGCACCGCCGATCCGGTCAGGCCAATTTTGAGTTTATCTTTGATATTTCTTAGGTTCATTTTATTTGTCATATATATCTACTTCTTGGCCCCGTAAAGTTTGCTCATCAGGCCGTCGA
This genomic window from Candidatus Edwardsbacteria bacterium contains:
- the pstA gene encoding phosphate ABC transporter permease PstA; the protein is MNLRNIKDKLKIGLTGSAVLLILAILVIILGTVIIGGYKSISWEFLTQAPTEGMTKGGIFPAIFGMVFSLLLMLIAVVPIGVATAVYLHEYARPGFILTKLIRGAVNNLAGVPSIVFGLFGLGFFIQFIGGGLDRSLGQTGLFGQPCILWASLTLALMNLPMIIVATEEALRAIPQAERAGALALGATKWQSIRHVVLPQAIPGILTGVVLVISRGAGEVAPIMFTGAAYYLPYLPKLPTDQFMTLGYHIFVMTTQSPDIDATMPIAMGATLVLLALTFSLNIIAIIIRSRTRSQLRKGR
- the pstB gene encoding phosphate ABC transporter ATP-binding protein; translation: MQTGINRLDIKDFNLYYHRTKALEDISMMIPEKKVTAIIGPSGCGKSTLLRSINRMNEMIDGVTVEGQVLLDGEDIYQQDIDVVELRRKVGMVFQRPNPFPKSIFENVAFGVRMGDNVPAKQKLEEVVERSLKEAAIWDEVKDRLHRSAMELSGGQQQRICIARALAVEPEVILMDEPASALDPIATAKIEELIFRLKEKYTIVIVTHNMQQAARVSDFTAFLMLGKLVEFGPTEKIMTNPGSKLTEEYITGRFG
- the phoU gene encoding phosphate signaling complex protein PhoU encodes the protein MEQSRHIDRELEQIKEKLLLMASKAEHIISQAVESLLQRDLVKAEQIMASDQEIDKLEIEIENEAISLIARHQPAAKDLRLLVGIIKINSDIERIGDHGVNIAQCTLKLGQEPPLKPLIDIPRMAHLATSMLKDSLDSFVHEDAEKARQVCATDSQVDQLKDQTLRELMTYMYEKPEAISRAMGLILISRNLERIADLSTNISEEVIYISEAKVIKHHQEK